One Streptomyces sp. CG4 genomic window, ATCATCAGGGCGCCGAGCCCCACGACGCATCCGGTCTTCAGCGAGGCGTTGGAGAAGCCCAGGATGAACGCCATCAGCTGGCCGGTTCCGGCGAGTTGGACCACCATCAGCGGCAGCAGCGCGGCGATCGTCACCGCGCAGGCCGTGATGCGCACGCAGCGGCCCGGGAGCCGGCGCGCGAGCGCGTCGCCCATCGTGAACCGGCCCGCGTTGCGCAGCGGTTCGGCCAGCAGGAACATCAGCAGCATCAGCGACAGTGCCGTACTGAGGGCGAGGACGACTCCGTCGTAGCCGCACAGGGCGATCACTCCGCCGGTGCCGAGGACGGTGGCCGCGGAGATGTAGTCCCCGGCGATGGCGAGGCCGTTGCGCAGCGGGGACAGGGAGCCGTAGCCGGTGTAGAACTCGTCGAGGTCGTCGCGGTCGGGGCCGGTCATGACGCACAGCAGCAGGGTCACCGTGGCGACGGAGGAGAAGGCGACCAGGGACATGGACTGGGCCGAGCCGCTGAAACCGGTGAAGCCGCCCACGGCCGGGGTGCCCGCGGCGCCGGTCATCGGGTCGCTCCTCGGCGTGCGTCCAGTTCGGCCACCTTGCGGATGCGGTCCGCGAGCGGATCGACGTGCCGGCGCGCGGTGCGCTCGTACAGGGCGATCGCGAGCCAGGTGACCGGGAGTTGGAGCAGGGCGAGCAGCAGACCGGCGGGGATGCCGTCGGCGACGGTGCGCGTCATCACGCCGGGCGCGCTCGCGGACAGGACCAGGAACAGGGTGAAGTAGCCCAGCGCGGTGAGCGTCGCCGTGCGCCGCTGCCAGCGGTAGGCGCCGCGCAGCACGCGAAGGTCGCTGTGGTGGCCGAGGGGCTCGCGGGACGGCCGGCGCTCCGGCCGGGGCGCCGGCTGCGAAGGCGCGGGTTGCCAGGGGTAGGTGAGGCGCGCGGGGTGCGGTGGGCCGACGGCGGGGTGGGGCGGGGCGTAGGCCGGGTGCGGGGCGTCGTAGGAGGGGCGCGGGGTGTCGTGGGGCGGACGGGGTGGGTCGTAGAACGGATGGGGTGGGTCGTACGGCGGGTACGGCGGGTCGTAGGACATCCCGGGGCTCCTTGCGTGGCTCGGGTCCGTGGCGGCGGACCGCAGGGAGGTGGGGGGTGGGAAGTGGAGCCACGCACGCTACTCGCGAGTTCGGGATCGCGCGGCGTTTTCACCGAACTGGCCGGTCGGTATGCGCTTACTACGCGAAATCGCAGTCCGGGCCCGGGCGTTGCCCGCGTTGACCAGGAGCGGGCCTTGCGCAGGCCGCGGCGCCGTCACTCCTGCCGCACCGGAAACCGTCGCGGCGCCACCAGCAGCAGCACCAGGAAGGCCAGTGCCGCCGCGCCCGCCGCTCCGAGGTACACCGCGTGCACCGCGT contains:
- a CDS encoding DUF485 domain-containing protein encodes the protein MSYDPPYPPYDPPHPFYDPPRPPHDTPRPSYDAPHPAYAPPHPAVGPPHPARLTYPWQPAPSQPAPRPERRPSREPLGHHSDLRVLRGAYRWQRRTATLTALGYFTLFLVLSASAPGVMTRTVADGIPAGLLLALLQLPVTWLAIALYERTARRHVDPLADRIRKVAELDARRGATR